AAACGACCCAGGTGCTTGTCGTTCTCATAAAAGTTCATCAGTTCAGCAGAATCCATCTCCTTGGTCTGGTTCAAGGGGGTGAACTTGATGTCCTTAGGAGGCAGAGCCTCGTAGGTGAAAGGGCCCTTGATAGTATCATAATCATGGGTGCCGATGGAGACTAGTGTTCGGTTTCGGGCAAGGTTCTGGTGAAGCTTGTCTTGCAAAGAGATGAAGGACTCATATCTGCTCTTGTCGAATTTGATGTTGCGCAGGATAGCGCCAGAGACGTATGGTCGGATCTGTTCGGCTTCGGGCTTAACAGTAATTGTCTCTAGCTTGCCGCTGGAGGGCTCGACAAGCCGATATTTGGGAGGCTCAGTCTTGCCGCGGAAGACGTTGAGGTTGGAAACAATACCCTCGAAGCAGAGCATATCATATCGGTTGGCGGGGATCTCAATTTTGAGCTGGGGAGGCTCCTGCTCGCCGTTCACAATGGGACGCTCATCGTTTTCCGTATCCTCGTCCAGCTCAATGCCAAATTCGAAGCAGAGGTCCTCGAATTCCTCGGTCGTGAACCTATTTCAAGCGCAACAAGCATGTTAGTATACGCATATCGGACTTTGTCGCGAAGTCGGAGACTTGATGGTGGGGGTTAACGAGGAGGGGCATTCATTCGCACTTTTGACCGAGAGCTTCGTAAAGCTTGTACTTGTCGACGGAGATGGTAGGCATGATGAAGCGTAGCCTCGAGCCTGGCTTGTTGTATAATCCTTTTCCTAGGAATATGAAGATAAAGGTGAGATTTCCGTCGAGCGTTGGACGTGGACTGCGCTGAGTCACAGGAAATTTTGGGGATGTCGTTGTTAGGTACAGGCAAGGAAGTGGGATGTGATACTACGGTACTCTGGAGAGCACAGCACCGTAGTGTGGTGAGGTGGTACCCCGCTACCGGGCTCTTTTGGCGGGGTGTCCGATCTAGCGGATCATCAATACTCCTCTCCGAACATTGACATCCTGATGGTAGGGCAATTACAACAGTCGTAGCAACAGGTGTAACAAAGCTCTATGTTTTGCAAGGAGATGCTGCAGAGAATGATCTCAGCAAATTACAGAATTATATGGCATAAACCTTAGTCAAAACAAACGGCGGGCAGCTTGTAGAGAACAGTCGGGATTAAGTCAGACATGGTATTTCCAATACAGCTTCGAATTAGGCAATATGCTATCTGCTCAAAGCAATAACATCAGACTGCCGAAAAAAGAATCAATTTGCTAATGGCTAAATGCTGTCTGTTCTAAGTTGGGAATGGCGGGGTTTGGAGCTTGATGATTTCGAAGCTATGATAGTGACGTCGAGCACAATCCTTATCCTTCAGAGTCAATCGCCTGTACAGCCAAAACCTTGAGCTGTTCCatttctttaagttaaaACACATTTTCAAAAACAGTGTGCCAAGAAGGACAGATACAAACCGCCAGGATAAAAACGGCCTTGTCCCCATGTTCCACACCACGACATAGGTTCGTACCTGAGGCGCTCTGGCCAAGATGAGTGTCAAGAGTGTTAGAGAAAGCTTGCCCCTCAAATCCATGTTTCCTAAGGAAATGAAGAGCCACTCTAACCCCACTTCAGCCACATTTTGCCATTTGCTGTCCTATCCAAATGGAAGTTGTCCTCGGGCAAAAGTTGGGCGCTCGAGGTATTAGAGACGAAATCACTTTATCGTATTTGTGCTATAAATTCAGGTCTTTCATTCCTATATCTCAAATTTTAGAGATTATCTTTTCTACTGCCTACttcctacctactaacctagtaGGCTGTTCGCCCATCGGGGACGGTTGCCCCTCTCTGGGGCCCGGACATGTACTATGTAGCGTTCCTCAGTGTTGCTCAGGGTACCTGCCTAAGCCATTGATGGATAGCCCGGGCAGCTGTCCACTACAACTCAGGCACTGAGCCGCTACAGCGCCCACTACAAGAGAGCCACCAGCCTCACTCATCTTGGGCACCTTGCCAGCCCAGTCCAATTCATCAAACATCCAGCTCCTACTCCACATCTTTCCCTGGGCTCtctcttctccctctctcaTCTATTGATTCTACGTATTCACATGCCCCAGACCTCGACGACCCTGACATAGGCCTCAACCTTGACTCTGCATTGTTAAATTCGCCAAATCTCTTTGCGCCGAGCATAACCCAGGGCTCTACTCCCTTTGTGTGGTGTCGTCTCTGCCCTCGTCTTTCAACCAAAAATCGTGTGTTGGGACTCCTCTGCGCAAATCATTGCATCACCCACCAGTCCAGTTCAGCACCTACCGCACGCGATCCACCCGCAATCGTCCAACCCTCCTCTTTCCATCCTCCTGACGGTCATCTCAACTCTTCCCGGACGCTGCCACTCATTTTCTTCATAAATCTGCGATCTTACCGCCCCGCTCGCCATGGCTGACGCGCCCAACTCTGGCGATGAGCTGTACCCTATCGCCGTACTTATTGACGAGCTAAAGGTATGTCAGGTTTGGCGGTGACGCCACGCTTGCACAACGCTTCCTTCGCCTACCTATCCTATCGCCAGGGACAAGTGATCAAACATTGCTAACATTTGATTGCTCTTTAGCACGATGATGTTTTGCTCCGTCTCAACGCCATCCACCGTCTCTCGACCATTGCTCTTGCTCTCGGCGCTGAACGAACCCGTGAGGAGCTCATCCCCTTCCTCGATGGTCAGTCTTCGATCTTTCCCGCACACCAAGTTGCGACCCAAACATAGACCTCTCCTAACCTTGATGCCTTGCAGAGTCTgtggaagatgaagacgaggtCCTTGTTGCCCTGAGCGAGGAGCTTGGTGGCTTTGTCGAGTATGTTGGCGGTTCTCAGTGGGGTCACGTTCTGCTGTCTCCCCTTGAGAACCTCGCTGCTATCGAGGAGCCCGTCGTTCGTGACAAGGTAAAGACGCTCGTTCTTCCTTTTACCTATGCCCTCCACCGCTCACTAACTCGTATTTTAGGCCGTCGAGTCCTTGAACAAGATTTGTTCCGAGCTTTCACCTCAACAAGTTGAGGAGTACTTCATTCCCCTCACAATCCGCCTCGCCAAGGCCGATTGGTTCACATCAAAGGTTTCGGGATGCGGTCTCTTCACAACTCCTTACAACAAGGTCTCTCCGCCCGTGCAAGAACAGCTGCGTCAGCAGTTCGGCCTGTTGGTCCACGATGAGACACCTATGGTCCGTCGCCAGGCCGCCACCAACCTCGCCAAGTTCGTCAAAGAGATGCCCGCCACCATCGTTGTCGACGAAATGATACCCCTATTCCAACACCTCGCACAAGACGATCAGGATAGCGTCCGATTACTTACAGTCGAGGTTCTCATTTCTATTGCCGAAGCCGTCCCCAAAGAGCAGCAGGCCAGCCACGGTGTCTTGCTGACAGCTCTGCGCAATTTGATAGAGGATAAGAGTTGGAGGGTTCGCTACATGATTGCGGATAGATTTGAGAAGGTCCGCAGCATCTTTCAGATTTTTACCCATGGTATACTGACTTCTTATAGATTGCCAAGGCCGTAGATGAAGAGGTTGTTTCCCGAGATCTTGTTCCCGCCTTCGTTAAGCTCCTCAAGGACAACGAAGCCGAGGTGCGAACCGCTATTACCGGCCAGATTCCCGGCTTCTGCGCTCTTGTCGACCGTAACGTTCTCCTCAACGATATCATGGGCAGCATCGAAGACCTTGTCTCCGACACTTCTCAACATGTTCGCGCTGCGCTTGGCACCCAAATCAGTGGCTTGGCTCCTATTCTTGGAAAGCAAGAGTACGTGGATGAATTTCGCGCCTCCCATATCCAATGCTAACGTGTGCCGTAGAACCATTGACCACCTTCTCCCCATGTTCCTTCAGATGCTCAAGGACGAGTTTCCCGAGGTCAGACTTCATATCATCTCAAAGCTCGAGCTCGTTAACCAAGGTAACCAACAAACATTTTGCCAGTGAGATGTAATGCTGACACCGCTCTAGTCATTGGCATCGACCTGCTCTCGCAGTCACTTCTTCCCGCAATTGTGCAACTCGCCGAGGATAAGCAATGGCGAGTGCGACTTGCCATTATCGAGTACATCCCTCTTCTGGCCAGTCAACTTGGTGTTCAATTTTTCGATGAGAAGCTCAGCAACTTGTGCATGGGCTGGCTTGGAGATACGGTCTTCTCCATTCGTGAAGCGGCCACTCACAACCTGAAGAAACTTACTGAGGTCTTTGGTGTCGAATGGGCCAGCGAGGCTATCATCCCCAAAGTTATGGCTATGGGTAACCACCCTAACTACCTCTACAGGATGACTACCTGTTTCGCCATCTCGGTAACTATCACCCTTCTTTTGATGCGTCACGACCGTCAGACTAACCTTTTGTTTCAGACATTGGCGAGTGTTGTGAGCATGGATGTTATTGCCAAGTCGATTCTGCCTATGCTTGACAAGCTTGTCTCTGATGATATCCCCAACATTCGCTTCAACGTGGCCAAGACATACCGCGTCCTCATTAGCGTGCTCCGACGTCTTCCCGACGAGGGCACCCTGTACGACCTGGAGAAGCAGGGTAGCGAGATCACGCCGTCGCCACGGGGCTCGGAGCTGATCCAAGAACGAGTTGTTCCTAACCTGGAGAAGTTGCAGAAGGACGACGACGTGGATGTGCGATACTTCGCGACAACAGCTGCTGCCGAGATTTCGGGTCCCATTGCTGGCGGGGAGCCTATGAACACATCTCCATAGATGAGAGACGTAATGAAGCAATAATTGTTGTCGATATAGATTTTTGTCTACTTGTCTTGTCACGTCCGTATCACCgcagaaagaaagaaagaaagaaagacagACAAGAGCCCATGACGTCGTACGTTGCATATTAGAAGCCACTGGTTTGAGCCAAAACATGTTACGCTGAGGAGGGAGGTTATTCGAAGTGATACGAAACTCCGACATGAAACCTTTGAGAGAAGTGGGGAGTTGGGCGTGAATGAATGATGCGTTGGAACAACAAGAGGGTTCAAAGGGGAGTAATCCGAGCATCGATATGAAGCCAAATACCATTGTATGATACAACAAGAGGTCTTTAAAGTGAATGACGACAATTATATGGAATCAGGCGTTGCCGCGATAAATGGGTATCTCTTCTCTATTACTCCTTATGCATTGATGCCTACTCATACCCTGCGGAAGCAGAGTGTACTGATGGTTTGTCCCTTGTGTCCTCCAAAGCTGAAGGATCGATATTCCACTCTACCAACGACGTCGAACCCCTCAGCATCAGTCTTCTCAAACCAACCCTTCAGCTCAGTCTCGGTCCAGTTACAGCTAGTTACCAGGAAGATACCGCCTTTACGGACCAGTGGCAACACCCTTTCGCGATAACACTCACACAACCGTCGTCCTTGGGCGTCTTTTTCATCGCTCAGAGAGATGGCATCAAATGTACCCTTATCAAGCACGACATCCCAACCTTGAGCTTGTTCCCCATTGAGCACAGGATCATAGGATCCCGCTATGAGATCCCACTCTTCAAATTCTACAGGTTCTTCAAGATCATCCTTTGTAGCTGTGATCTGGCGTGCAAGGGCAATACTTTGAGGGCTATAGTCGACACCGAGGGCACGTGCGGACCATTCTTCTCCGCGGAGAGAAAAGAGCAAGGAACCGTTTCCGCAGCCGAGATCAAGGAACGTAGATTTCTCGCGAGAAAGCACTGGTGAGTCTGGGTCAGAGGGGTCGAGCAGGCCGTCTAAAAACTCGAGTATCTTTGCTTCAGCATCCGAGTCGTCGAACCAAACTGTGCCAATGTCGGAGGGATCGGCAGAATGGTTTGATATCTCATTTGTGTAGAGATCATCCCAACTGAGGGGCAGAATGTCAGTATTGAAGGGGAGGGGTGAAGGGGTATAGGAGGTCGGACTATTGTTTTGTGCCAAGCTTTGAGGGCTCAAGATGTTGAGGCTTCTCTTCTGGTGCCATTATGTAAGCAGCACTCCGGGTACTTGttttacaaaaataaaaagagattTCCGCTCAGATTTGAAGCTATTCAGGTAGATCAACAGGTGGGCATAGATATTTTGTGGTGGGGGAGCCAAGAGATTGCCGGGATTGGCAGGCGGTGAGCGCGGGGTAGTGCATTAGTCCAACTACTACTAACCTACATATTTGTAGGTACAGTCAAGAGGAGAGTAAACGATTGGGACGAGGTCTACCAAGATGTGGAAAGCAGATGGTAATGCCGCTCATAACTTACATGATGACTGGTTGGCATGAAGTGTTTAATATTAGAAACTGCATTTAAATTACGAGGATCATGGCAGAAAACTTGACTTCAGCACCTGCAGTACAAGAGTCTAACATTTGCGAAGTAGCTTATATCAGATGAATTGAATAAGTTCGACTTCATCTTGTCAACTGGCTCCTCGATACCCCGAAAACTACTGGTTTATGCAGAAATGAATGGGTACGCAAATAGCTGAACATAACTTGTCAAAGACCTGATTGATGAGGTATGGAATCGAGAAGTCGCCTGTATTCGTGACAGAACAATCTATCTAGTCTATCCGAACTTCCACCTTTTGCCACACTCATCTCAAGTATAACTACAACATGAGTACCTCTAGACAAAAGGGGAGCGACCCTCGGACAACCCAGTATCCCAGGCGGATCAGATGGATGCACCTATGTGACGAGCAGGGTTTGTCATCCCCACCCCCAGCCTTGATCCTCTTCGTTCCGTGAGAGGACTAGCTGATAGGGGTCCCATTTCCCTTATATGAATCATATCATTCGATCATCATGAATACCATATTCCTGATACCATCCGCAAAATAACGCAGTATTCCAAACACCAGGCCCCGTATAAGTTAAAAATTCGTTTGACGACGGAAATGACGTCGTCTGATCGATAACCCGAAAGAGTAGGTAGCAGCAGCAAAGCCCATGCAAGCAAGCAATCAATTTAGATGCAGAAAACAAATCCACAGATCAAAGCTTAGTAGAAAGACTCGACCATGGTGTCCTTCAtgctggtgttgatgttgctgGGGCCCTGGCCCTCGCCGAGGCGGAACACGCTCTCGATAACGCTGAGCTCGGTGGCGGTGGTGTCGAGACCAGTAACGGCGAGCCAATCGTTGACAACCATTCCAGCGCCGACAACGTTGGAACCACGGTTGACACTACCGGCGACGAGAGGAACCTGGAGCAAGCTGGACAACTCGTCCTGGTCTTGAATGGGTGTCTTGGGGTGCACGAGACCTCCCTGGTTGGAAAGGCTCATGTAACTACCCACTAGAACATTGTCGGCGACAGTCTGTCGGAACACTTCCACGCCGAGCACATCTGCAATAATCTCTTCTGTTTCGCGCTCCAGATCAGGATGAACGAGGGCGATATGATCATTTGTGACGATAACATTTCCAAGGGCTGACAGGCGCTCCTCAATACGCTGGATGCGGACTGAATCGGGTAGCGAATTGCGCAGATGCTGCAGCTCCTGGTCGGTTGTGGTGGTAGGGACGAGAAGACCCTTTCGGTTACCGGCAGTCAAGCGGCCAATGATACGGGTACCGGCGATGGTGGTGCGAACGGTAGGGACAATATCTTGAAGTTCAGCCTCGAAGACACTGGGCCATGTCAGCATGAAGCTCGTAAATGATCAAGTAGAAGAAAGCTTACCTGTAGAAGTTCTCACTGGCACCAAGGGCAACCAGAGCATAAGAGTTGGTCAAGGTGGCAAAGACACCGACCCTGCGAATATAGAGTCAGTAAACATTCTTGCATTGAAAGgccttcttcctctcgtGGCTCTATCATCATCCGCATAGCCCAATATCAATGAATGAAATGGCGGGGGCGGGGTTCACGAGCACAAGAGAGCTTCAAGACAAGGGACACAAGTACATACTCGTTGGAGTTTTCGAACTGAGCACGAACCGCCATGATTACTGATGAATTCTGAGTCGTGAGATTCGTAGAGGCAAGAATGTTGAAGGTTGGGTGAGTAAAGTTGTCGCAATGTTGGAAGAAAGTGGATGTTCAGTAGCAGGGTTTTTTTCCCTGGGTTTTTTTTTACGTCGGGTCTGTTTGTTTAGGTTCTGCCCCTCCTTAGGTCTCTTGGGGGAGCTCTCGCCGCTTTTATGTAATGTTCCAGAGGTACCTCACAGGCAGCAGCACAGTGGAGCTGCAACTAGAGTTCAGGGTCTCCGCCTGCAGTTAACTGCATGGGCCACTAAAACTTCCTCTGAAAGCAGTAATGAGCGATGACTCACCTCCAGTACAGATCATTTGTTTCCCAAAACATCGCCACTATGGTAAAGAGACCAGGGTTCTCCCACCCAGGTGTGACTCTTCAATTAGGAGTCCTTACAGCATCTGTTGCCAGCCCTGGTCAGCCCTCTGTAGCATGGATCATGTCCTTCAAACTGAGTTTCGACTCATTTCACCTTAACCAATGCTCAAGTCCAAATGCGGTAAGTGATGCCATCTTCGTCATACCGGATCATCCATGGTGTCAGTTGGTGATCGTCACAAGCCAAGTCAACTAGAATCATATCAAGACAAATAATAGGAGCTAGTCCACGACTCTCCAGTAGCCTTCATTTATATATTGTAGACAGATGACAACAGAAACACTTTGTACCATCTTCAACTGCTCATCTCGGAGCAAAAATGTACGTAGAACAAAACAACGGTCCATATCCTTTACTGTCAGAATCCTCCGTCATGCCAGTAATCCATCATCACATCTAAGCCTCCTCGGCCATGTTGCCATACCAAGTCTGGCCTTTTGCACAAATGAAGCGCGGGTTCTCGttgattcgattcgatatcTTCCTGTGCCTTGGGTCATACCAACTTCCttccaaggccaagatgatCAATATACGgtgtttctttctctctgcCTCGAGTTGCACTATCGCGGCTCTCATCTACTCCATTGTTTTCCTTCATAGAGTCCAGATGGGTGCTTTCATCAACACCTGCCTTCCTCGCACTTCCAGCGCCATAAATCCTGCAAACCGCACCCTGTTCGAATCCTTCGGCAGGGCGGCTACAAAAGTGTCCTTGTCAGCATCCATCCTTATGCTCTTTGAGGAGTCTTCatccttcccgctctcgggcGGAGCTGCTTTATTCAACGTACCAGTCTTGACTTTCTTCTCGTCGTCAGCATCTTTATCATCAACGTCTCCCTCTCCCTTCTGTGCCTCCAACACTGGTAGTGCCGCCTTTTCAACTTCCATCAAGTGAGGCTGAACAATTTCTCCAGGGAGCGGGTAAGAGATAGCCACATCGCGACTTTCCAGGGGAAGGTTAGCTGCAATGCCCACAGCGAGCTCCACAATCATCGATGCACTACCGTCCACACCAGGTGGCGGTGGTGTGTTGAGGAATTGGTAGAGACAGGCCGTCAGATTAGTTGTTGTTTTGGCAATAAAGTTGTTACGGTTCTCAGTCGCTGTCGGCGAGTTGAGTTGACGATGGAGACCGTCAAGCGACGTCATTCGCCAGCTCACGATCTTGCTCGTCAATGCATCAAATTCTTCCTGGCTAGTCAGGGTGTACGAGTTGCTTCGGATGCCAAGCTCAATCTCTTTGAGCGACTGGCTTAGCTGCGGGTCTAGGCCCGGATGAAAGCACTTGTTAAACACCTCCTCCATCAACCATCGTGAGATTACTGCTCGTCCGACAGCCGTCATCTCAGCCTTTCCGGTCTTGAGTGCCTCTGCGCTGACGTACTTGTCGAGCCACTGGGGTACGCATCGCCAATCTTTACGGATGTTGAAAGAGAGGTTGTTAATGGCACCATTGAGCCGGTTGAACCGTGTAGAGTATTCACTGTCGTCGAGAGCGGTGCGCGATTGCGACATGCGTTGATTGGCTACAGCGTTCTGAAGATGCACGATTTGGCCGTTGAGACCATCGATCTGCGCCTTGCCGTCAAAGTAAAGTCGCTTAACATTCTTATATTTGGTCACTGCAACAAATCAGTATGCGTTCTTGCTTCTGCCGGGGTGACTTACGCAGATCCTTGAATGACTTGTCGTTTTCGCTAGAATCAGCTGGCACAGCAGATACAGGTTGGGGGCTGTCTCGTCCCTGGTCAACCGTCTGGCCCTCAAACGGAGGCGGGCGATCGCCTCTGTATGCTTGTGACTGGCCAGCTGCCTGAGGCGGGACGGGGGGTAGCGGGTTCATGTTGTTCATAGAGTTGGCGGGACGGTAAGTGGGGGGCGGACCGCCAGGGACGTCAGTTTGTCCGCGCAACTTGTCCGAGTCTGGACGGCGTGAGGCCGGAGGTCCTCCGGTAGGTGGTGCCATACCCGGCTGCTGTGGCTGGGGAGTTATTTGCTGAATAGGAGGGAGGCTCGGTGTTGAGCCCTGTTGTTGAATATACAAAGAGTGATTCACAGCAGGCGAGTTGGTCGCTGACTGTAAATTGGTTGAACGTTGATCCGAGTCGGCGATAGGAGATTCATGCGAGAACTGCGAGACTGTTTCAGGGTTCTGAAACTGCGTGCTAGGACCCAGATGCGCGGGAGCTGATCTCAAATCTCCACCTTGGTTCCCACCCTGATAGCCAGACTGCTGCTGGGCGTTTGAAAACTGGTAGGGCTGTTGCGCCTGGTTGAGAGACGTTTGTTGGTGGTCGTATGCGTTTGTTTCGTAGGCAGATTGCGGTTGTTGATCGTCTGTGTGTAACTGAACGTGGGGTTGCTGAAGCGGGGTCTGTTTTTGGTTCTGGCTCTGGTGGTATGCGGCGTCTTCTTtatgttgttgctgctgttgctggtcTGCCTCACCAGTGACTTGGCGAATGGTGTTGTGGAGCGAAATTCGTGAAGTCTGCAATAATGATTGTTCGTTAGATTGATGTGCGATATAGTGTTCATTAATATCGTTGAGTCCCTTGCGAGATGAAAGCTGGGGTAGATGGGATCGTTGGCTACTCTCGGGCAGCTGCTGGACCTGTCAAAGGAGCTCAGCTTGAGCTGGCAGTGGCGTGCGCAGTTGGCGCCAATGATAGCTAGAAACAATGACTGGGGTGGTTGACTTTGGGCTGAAGACAAAAAGGGGATTGGATAGGGCGACAGACCAAACTCGACGGCTGTGGCTGCTTGGCCTGTGGCACGTTGGTATGCCAAGTAAAAAGGATAAAGAGGAAGTGAGTGAGGTAGGCGGAGTGAAGTTGGGAGTAGTAGGATTGGGTGTTGGGCTGGGCTGAGTGAGGGGGGATATGAGACCGAAGAGCAGGCGGCGTAGAAAGACTGGGGGTTCAGGGTCGCAACAACACAAAACGATAGGGATATAAAAACAAGGCACGATTAAGAACAAAAAGGAAAGGCGGTGGATTGCTCACCCGCTTGGACGGTCGACGTGCAAGGCCGCCAGTGTTATCGTAGGATTGGTTGTTACTGTGACCGATGCTTATGCCTTGGTGGTGCTGGCTGTCAGACGCCCCACGATTGGACCCAGAAAATATGCCCTTAATCAATTTTCGAGTCGACCGCTTCTCGGCAGGAGCTGTTTGCGCTTGATTCTGCacttgttgctgttgctgctgaggtAGAATTTGACTGTAGCGGTTCAGGTCGTCAACAGACTGGTTCTGATTATCGTAGGGTGCGGTAGCGCTATAGCGGACACTCTGCGAGCGACCGAGTCCAGGGTCGTGAAATTCGCCTTGGGGTTGGTGAGGATCGTATGCTACCTT
This Fusarium poae strain DAOMC 252244 chromosome 3, whole genome shotgun sequence DNA region includes the following protein-coding sequences:
- a CDS encoding hypothetical protein (TransMembrane:1 (o494-517i)~BUSCO:11477at5125) is translated as MADAPNSGDELYPIAVLIDELKHDDVLLRLNAIHRLSTIALALGAERTREELIPFLDESVEDEDEVLVALSEELGGFVEYVGGSQWGHVLLSPLENLAAIEEPVVRDKAVESLNKICSELSPQQVEEYFIPLTIRLAKADWFTSKVSGCGLFTTPYNKVSPPVQEQLRQQFGLLVHDETPMVRRQAATNLAKFVKEMPATIVVDEMIPLFQHLAQDDQDSVRLLTVEVLISIAEAVPKEQQASHGVLLTALRNLIEDKSWRVRYMIADRFEKIAKAVDEEVVSRDLVPAFVKLLKDNEAEVRTAITGQIPGFCALVDRNVLLNDIMGSIEDLVSDTSQHVRAALGTQISGLAPILGKQETIDHLLPMFLQMLKDEFPEVRLHIISKLELVNQVIGIDLLSQSLLPAIVQLAEDKQWRVRLAIIEYIPLLASQLGVQFFDEKLSNLCMGWLGDTVFSIREAATHNLKKLTEVFGVEWASEAIIPKVMAMGNHPNYLYRMTTCFAISTLASVVSMDVIAKSILPMLDKLVSDDIPNIRFNVAKTYRVLISVLRRLPDEGTLYDLEKQGSEITPSPRGSELIQERVVPNLEKLQKDDDVDVRYFATTAAAEISGPIAGGEPMNTSP
- a CDS encoding hypothetical protein (BUSCO:49061at5125), with amino-acid sequence MAPEEKPQHLEPSKLGTKQYWDDLYTNEISNHSADPSDIGTVWFDDSDAEAKILEFLDGLLDPSDPDSPVLSREKSTFLDLGCGNGSLLFSLRGEEWSARALGVDYSPQSIALARQITATKDDLEEPVEFEEWDLIAGSYDPVLNGEQAQGWDVVLDKGTFDAISLSDEKDAQGRRLCECYRERVLPLVRKGGIFLVTSCNWTETELKGWFEKTDAEGFDVVGRVEYRSFSFGGHKGQTISTLCFRRV
- the TIF6 gene encoding Eukaryotic translation initiation factor 6 (BUSCO:42893at5125) — its product is MAVRAQFENSNEVGVFATLTNSYALVALGASENFYSVFEAELQDIVPTVRTTIAGTRIIGRLTAGNRKGLLVPTTTTDQELQHLRNSLPDSVRIQRIEERLSALGNVIVTNDHIALVHPDLERETEEIIADVLGVEVFRQTVADNVLVGSYMSLSNQGGLVHPKTPIQDQDELSSLLQVPLVAGSVNRGSNVVGAGMVVNDWLAVTGLDTTATELSVIESVFRLGEGQGPSNINTSMKDTMVESFY